The Akkermansia muciniphila genome contains a region encoding:
- a CDS encoding MATE family efflux transporter — MNNPSSISYQKIWLMSYPLMISLIIEHMIGLTDAVFLGRVGDVALGACALGGVYYMAMFMLAFGFGFGAQIIIARRNGERRYNRIGPTLVQGCYFMLAMAVALFTASQYFSPAILRDIIESPQVYGATVDYIHWRTYGVFFSFLCVMFRAYYVGITQTKILTVNSVVMLLSNVVLNYCLIFGKGGFPVMGIAGAAIASSVSEAVSLLFFILYTGVKADKRKYGFRRAFTFRPHLLKGMLAISGWTMVQSFISVSIWFIFFLAIEHLGERPLAVTNIVRNISAMLIMVISAFATTAGALVSNQIGAGEQRYVFRTCGMTVNLTYAILVPLLVVLCLFPEPVLRVFTDNPSLIAASVDSVYVMATSTLVMAPAFILFNAVSGTGNTKAGFIMEMMSLAVYTAAVYFIVIRLKPDVALCWFSEHVYGFSLIILAWWYLKSGKWRGKKV; from the coding sequence ATGAATAATCCTTCCTCTATTTCCTATCAAAAGATATGGCTGATGTCCTATCCCCTCATGATCAGCCTGATCATTGAGCACATGATCGGCCTGACGGACGCCGTTTTCCTGGGGCGCGTGGGGGACGTGGCTTTAGGCGCTTGCGCCCTGGGCGGCGTGTATTACATGGCCATGTTCATGCTGGCCTTCGGCTTCGGCTTCGGGGCACAGATCATCATCGCGCGCCGCAACGGGGAACGGCGGTACAACCGCATCGGGCCCACCCTGGTCCAGGGCTGTTACTTCATGCTGGCCATGGCGGTGGCCCTTTTTACCGCCTCCCAATATTTTTCCCCCGCCATCCTGCGGGACATCATTGAATCCCCCCAAGTATACGGAGCCACGGTGGATTACATCCACTGGCGCACCTACGGCGTCTTTTTCTCCTTCCTTTGCGTGATGTTCCGCGCGTATTACGTGGGGATTACCCAGACCAAGATTCTCACGGTCAACTCCGTCGTGATGCTCCTGAGCAACGTGGTGCTTAATTACTGCCTCATCTTCGGCAAAGGCGGCTTCCCCGTCATGGGCATCGCCGGAGCGGCCATCGCTTCCAGCGTGTCGGAAGCCGTTTCTCTCCTCTTCTTCATCCTTTACACAGGCGTCAAGGCGGACAAGAGGAAGTACGGCTTCCGCCGGGCGTTTACATTCCGCCCCCATTTGCTGAAAGGCATGCTGGCCATTTCCGGGTGGACCATGGTGCAGTCCTTCATTTCCGTCTCCATCTGGTTCATCTTTTTCCTGGCGATCGAACACCTTGGGGAACGTCCCCTGGCCGTCACCAACATCGTGCGCAACATTTCCGCCATGCTCATCATGGTGATCAGCGCCTTCGCCACCACGGCGGGAGCCCTCGTCAGCAACCAGATCGGCGCCGGGGAACAACGCTACGTGTTCCGGACCTGCGGCATGACGGTCAACCTGACATACGCCATCCTGGTTCCCCTGCTCGTCGTCTTGTGCCTGTTTCCGGAGCCAGTCCTCCGGGTTTTCACGGATAACCCGTCCCTGATTGCCGCCAGCGTGGATTCCGTGTACGTGATGGCCACCTCCACCCTGGTCATGGCTCCGGCGTTCATCCTGTTCAATGCCGTATCCGGCACGGGCAATACGAAGGCAGGCTTCATCATGGAGATGATGTCCCTGGCCGTTTACACCGCCGCCGTTTATTTCATCGTCATCAGGCTCAAGCCGGACGTGGCCCTCTGCTGGTTTTCCGAGCACGTTTACGGCTTCTCCCTGATCATCCTGGCATGGTGGTACCTCAAGAGCGGAAAATGGCGCGGTAAAAAGGTTTAA
- a CDS encoding potassium transporter TrkG, protein MNETREKPLLNRFEVMEMGFGLCTLAALMWLLWWNGFGEVHEDQLSLRYFREILSLLVLGQLTGVLGILREKWLSRSIRNPRWMELGLGIVILVMLAGNFFNSTFISRIELQNIFRVLCLCYGAAPLLNLKEYFFRVARRKRGFHIPRIRPALLFLLTLVVFITLGGTLLMSPGATKEGIVLSPTDAYFISTSAVCVTGLVPLNVHEHFTNYGQTILLVLFQVGAFGIMTFTYFVSLMVGQGLSLRSKVTISNLLDEEGIAQVDRFIKNIIAVTFGVEALGAVALYFSWRNVPGLEGDTLWWYAVFHSVSGFCNAGFSLFADNLATPDVAYNMGGQITIMVMVLCGSLGFAMYLEIVRRARVALGWDNRNTISRHWSTYSWLVVRMTAALVLGGGLILFLTKMIDGSLFTSADPWYWILWESLFNATARTAGFNISDMALNSIPYALFLAALMFIGGNPGSTTGGVHTTTFAVSCGEVARILQGKQDVVMHKRRIARSVVERAVITVILAGAWVGMITTVMCFAEPGLSLERLFFEVVSSFATVGFSWNVTPELSDVGKWIIVFNMIVGRVGMVAFVLAFMKQPTKSPLRYPETRLPLS, encoded by the coding sequence GTGAATGAGACGAGGGAAAAACCGCTATTGAACCGTTTTGAGGTCATGGAAATGGGGTTCGGCCTGTGTACGCTGGCTGCCCTGATGTGGCTGCTGTGGTGGAACGGCTTCGGCGAGGTTCATGAGGACCAGCTTTCCCTGCGTTATTTCCGGGAAATCCTGTCCCTGCTGGTGCTCGGCCAGCTTACCGGGGTGCTCGGCATTCTGCGGGAGAAGTGGCTTTCCAGATCCATCCGGAACCCGCGTTGGATGGAACTGGGGCTGGGCATCGTCATTCTGGTGATGCTGGCCGGGAATTTTTTCAATTCCACTTTTATTTCCAGAATAGAGCTTCAGAACATTTTCCGCGTCCTCTGCCTTTGTTACGGGGCGGCCCCCCTGCTGAACCTGAAGGAGTATTTTTTCCGCGTGGCCCGCAGGAAACGAGGGTTTCACATACCGCGCATCCGCCCGGCCCTGCTTTTCCTGCTTACGCTGGTGGTCTTCATCACGCTGGGGGGCACCCTGCTCATGTCTCCGGGAGCCACCAAGGAAGGCATTGTGCTTTCCCCCACGGACGCCTATTTCATCAGCACCAGCGCCGTGTGCGTCACAGGGCTGGTGCCCCTGAACGTCCACGAGCATTTCACCAATTACGGCCAGACCATCCTGCTGGTGCTTTTCCAGGTGGGCGCCTTCGGCATCATGACGTTCACTTATTTCGTCTCCCTGATGGTGGGCCAGGGCCTGAGCCTGCGCTCCAAGGTCACCATCAGCAACCTGCTGGACGAGGAAGGCATCGCCCAGGTGGACCGGTTTATTAAAAACATCATTGCCGTCACATTCGGGGTAGAGGCGCTGGGGGCGGTGGCCCTTTATTTTTCCTGGAGGAACGTGCCCGGGCTGGAGGGGGACACCCTCTGGTGGTACGCCGTGTTCCATTCCGTTTCCGGCTTCTGCAATGCGGGGTTCAGCCTGTTTGCGGACAACCTGGCTACGCCGGACGTAGCCTATAACATGGGGGGCCAGATTACCATCATGGTCATGGTGCTCTGCGGGAGCCTGGGTTTTGCCATGTACCTGGAAATCGTCCGCAGAGCGCGGGTGGCCCTAGGCTGGGACAACCGGAACACCATCAGCCGCCACTGGTCCACGTACAGCTGGCTGGTCGTGCGCATGACGGCGGCGCTGGTGCTGGGCGGGGGACTGATCCTGTTCCTGACCAAGATGATTGACGGCAGCCTGTTCACCTCGGCCGATCCCTGGTACTGGATTTTGTGGGAGAGCCTGTTCAATGCCACGGCGCGCACCGCCGGCTTCAATATTTCAGACATGGCGCTTAACAGCATCCCGTATGCGCTGTTCCTGGCGGCGCTCATGTTCATCGGCGGCAATCCCGGCTCCACCACGGGCGGCGTCCACACCACCACGTTCGCCGTTTCCTGCGGGGAGGTGGCGCGCATTTTGCAGGGCAAGCAGGACGTGGTGATGCATAAGCGGAGAATCGCCCGCAGCGTGGTGGAACGCGCCGTCATCACCGTCATCCTGGCCGGGGCCTGGGTGGGCATGATCACCACGGTCATGTGCTTTGCGGAACCGGGTCTCAGCCTGGAACGCCTGTTTTTTGAGGTGGTGAGCTCCTTCGCCACGGTGGGGTTCTCCTGGAACGTCACGCCGGAACTCAGCGACGTAGGCAAATGGATCATCGTGTTCAACATGATCGTGGGCCGCGTGGGAATGGTGGCCTTTGTTCTGGCTTTCATGAAACAGCCCACCAAGTCTCCGCTCCGGTATCCGGAGACCCGGCTGCCTCTCAGCTGA
- a CDS encoding Fic family protein has product MTPETLQQIDTQLAAWKAGQPLSESARKQLHSKQDLLWSYNSNHLEGNTLSYGETELLLIHGEVTGNHSARDVDEMRAHHVAVTMIRHWAQEDREITEADIRNINQILLKEPFTKETATEEGIPASRLITPGVYKREPNHVKTASGELFRFAEPLEVPAKMEIFTQHLREPLPDNVFDIAARLAHLHHEFILIHPFDDGNGRTIRLLLNYVLVRDGLPAIVIKSADKAQYLQALRLADAKEYEALVDFLLNCMKYALDLGVKAINGESLEEPNDVEMKIALLKQRLVTGVSPEKRVQFFRNYIIPFWKQLIIKFSLFDDFFEKNTHDFRLNFSNDTCKYFKTTEELENFLISTENISDLLKNSYGIISTYSINFLRKYSKSRIITTTDFTFEPSYVVMDKHQLSYSSTLTQEEVEKLVSIKLKEVLMKIENYDR; this is encoded by the coding sequence ATGACTCCTGAAACGCTCCAGCAAATCGACACCCAATTGGCTGCATGGAAAGCCGGGCAACCACTCTCAGAATCAGCTCGCAAGCAACTTCACTCCAAACAGGATTTATTATGGTCATACAACTCTAACCATCTTGAGGGAAACACTCTTTCCTATGGAGAAACGGAGCTATTGCTCATCCATGGAGAAGTGACGGGCAACCACTCCGCTCGCGACGTTGATGAAATGCGAGCGCACCATGTCGCCGTTACTATGATCCGTCATTGGGCTCAGGAAGACAGGGAAATCACGGAGGCCGATATCCGCAACATCAACCAAATTCTTCTCAAGGAGCCGTTCACCAAAGAAACCGCCACGGAAGAAGGAATCCCCGCCAGCAGACTCATCACGCCCGGTGTTTACAAAAGGGAACCCAACCACGTCAAAACAGCGTCGGGAGAACTTTTCCGCTTTGCAGAACCTCTCGAAGTACCCGCAAAAATGGAGATATTCACTCAACATCTCCGAGAACCGCTTCCCGACAATGTCTTTGACATTGCGGCACGGCTAGCTCACCTGCATCATGAATTTATCCTGATCCATCCCTTTGACGATGGAAATGGAAGAACGATTCGCCTCCTCTTGAACTATGTTCTGGTGAGGGACGGCCTTCCCGCCATTGTCATCAAATCGGCAGATAAAGCACAATATCTGCAAGCATTAAGATTGGCGGATGCCAAGGAATACGAAGCTCTTGTAGACTTCCTGCTGAACTGTATGAAATATGCTCTTGATTTGGGTGTTAAAGCCATCAATGGAGAAAGCTTGGAAGAGCCAAATGATGTTGAGATGAAAATAGCTTTATTAAAACAACGTCTTGTAACAGGAGTATCTCCAGAAAAACGAGTTCAATTTTTCCGAAATTACATTATTCCATTTTGGAAACAGTTGATCATCAAATTCTCCCTATTCGATGATTTTTTTGAAAAAAATACACATGATTTCCGTCTTAATTTTTCAAACGATACATGTAAATATTTCAAAACAACTGAAGAATTAGAAAATTTTCTCATAAGTACAGAAAATATTTCAGATCTCCTTAAGAATTCATATGGAATTATATCCACTTACAGTATAAATTTTTTAAGAAAATACTCAAAATCCAGAATCATAACTACGACAGATTTCACATTTGAACCCTCTTATGTAGTTATGGATAAACATCAACTTTCTTATTCGTCAACCTTAACGCAAGAAGAAGTAGAAAAATTAGTTAGTATCAAATTAAAAGAAGTTCTAATGAAAATAGAAAATTATGATCGCTAG
- a CDS encoding L-dopachrome tautomerase-related protein: protein MFPVKRFIFSASLVLFLACAFASSGHAEAEGKIEDVASFKGAQVTGVTVTDKGRIFVNFPRWREHIPCSVAEVGKDGSYTPYPNEKTNRWEKGMPGDGDAFVCVQSVVADGDRLYVIDTKNPMIGKTVAVPTLYVYDLHTDKLVRKYPLAESTRPGSYVNDLRVDREHGKIYFTDSNDPGLIVLDMESGENYRMLDRHPYTTAEQDHITAGGRRHDGKVHSDGIALDRKNGILYFHALTGKTLYGIPTSQLIGRHVDEGKISSMKTPFPDGMIMDDRGNLYMGDLEKSRIVYVTPDRREIKVLASGDGISWPDTFSIHDGYLYFTNSRIQEATGDISNMEFTLKRVKLPE, encoded by the coding sequence ATGTTCCCCGTTAAACGTTTTATCTTTTCCGCCTCCCTTGTTTTATTCCTTGCGTGCGCCTTTGCTTCGTCCGGTCATGCGGAGGCGGAGGGAAAGATTGAAGACGTCGCCTCGTTCAAGGGGGCGCAGGTGACCGGAGTGACGGTGACGGACAAGGGCCGTATTTTCGTCAACTTTCCCCGCTGGCGGGAGCATATTCCATGTTCGGTGGCGGAGGTAGGCAAAGACGGCAGCTACACCCCTTATCCGAATGAAAAGACCAACCGGTGGGAAAAGGGGATGCCCGGGGACGGGGATGCGTTTGTGTGCGTGCAATCCGTGGTTGCGGACGGGGACAGGCTTTACGTGATTGATACCAAGAATCCCATGATCGGCAAGACCGTCGCCGTTCCCACGCTGTACGTGTATGACCTCCATACGGACAAGCTTGTCAGGAAGTATCCCCTGGCGGAGTCCACCAGGCCGGGGTCTTATGTGAATGACCTGCGCGTGGACCGCGAACATGGCAAAATTTATTTTACGGATTCCAATGATCCGGGCCTGATCGTACTGGATATGGAAAGCGGAGAGAATTACCGCATGCTGGACCGTCACCCTTACACCACAGCGGAACAGGACCACATCACCGCCGGCGGCAGGAGGCATGACGGGAAAGTCCATTCAGACGGGATTGCCCTGGACCGGAAGAACGGCATTCTTTATTTCCACGCCCTGACGGGTAAGACCCTGTACGGGATACCGACAAGCCAGCTCATTGGCCGTCATGTGGATGAAGGGAAGATTTCATCCATGAAGACGCCTTTCCCGGATGGGATGATCATGGATGACCGGGGCAATTTGTACATGGGGGACCTGGAGAAGAGCCGCATCGTTTACGTCACTCCGGACCGCAGGGAGATCAAGGTGCTGGCGTCCGGGGACGGCATCAGCTGGCCTGATACGTTCAGCATCCATGACGGCTATCTTTACTTCACCAATTCCCGCATCCAGGAGGCTACGGGGGATATTTCCAACATGGAGTTCACGCTGAAAAGGGTGAAATTGCCGGAATGA
- a CDS encoding aminotransferase class I/II-fold pyridoxal phosphate-dependent enzyme, protein MILFNCDYSEGAHADILRRLAETNMEQTAGYGEDPYCAQARELIAGLCGRTDLDIHFLIGGTQTNFTVIAAALRPHQCVLCADAGHINVHESGAVEACGHKVSAISTPDGKLTARQIEEAWHAHWDDETHEHMPQPRMVYISQPTELGTIYSRRELEEISDVCRRRGLYLYMDGARLGYGLCDEDNDLDLPGIASLCDAFYIGGTKVGALFGEALVLRHDALKEDFRYIMKQKGGRLAKGRLLGIQFLELFRDGLYFRLAAHADRLAVMLRDFCRSRGLALPVASGTNQQFVTMPDSVLDELRKKYGFAYLRRVDETHSTVRFCTSWSTREEDVRELMEDIARLC, encoded by the coding sequence ATGATTCTTTTCAACTGTGATTACAGTGAGGGCGCCCATGCGGATATTCTCCGCAGGCTGGCGGAAACGAATATGGAACAGACCGCCGGGTATGGGGAGGATCCCTATTGCGCGCAGGCCAGGGAACTGATTGCCGGGTTGTGCGGCAGGACGGACCTGGATATTCATTTCCTCATCGGCGGAACCCAGACCAATTTCACGGTGATTGCCGCCGCGCTGCGCCCCCATCAGTGCGTGCTGTGTGCGGATGCGGGCCATATCAACGTTCATGAATCCGGCGCCGTGGAGGCTTGCGGCCACAAGGTTTCCGCCATTTCCACCCCGGACGGAAAGCTCACGGCCCGGCAGATTGAGGAGGCATGGCATGCCCATTGGGACGACGAGACCCATGAGCACATGCCGCAGCCCCGGATGGTTTATATTTCCCAGCCGACGGAGCTGGGGACCATTTATTCCCGGAGAGAGCTTGAAGAGATTTCCGATGTCTGCCGCCGCAGGGGACTGTACCTGTACATGGACGGCGCGCGCCTGGGCTACGGCCTGTGTGATGAAGACAATGATCTGGATTTGCCGGGGATTGCCTCCCTCTGTGACGCCTTTTACATTGGCGGCACCAAGGTCGGCGCCCTGTTCGGGGAAGCCCTGGTGCTGCGCCATGATGCCCTGAAGGAGGATTTCCGCTACATCATGAAGCAGAAGGGCGGCCGCCTTGCGAAAGGGAGGCTGCTGGGCATCCAGTTTCTGGAGCTGTTCCGGGACGGCCTTTATTTCCGGCTGGCTGCCCATGCGGACCGCCTGGCCGTGATGCTGCGGGATTTCTGCCGTTCCAGAGGGCTTGCGCTTCCCGTTGCCAGCGGAACGAACCAGCAGTTTGTCACGATGCCCGATTCCGTTCTGGATGAATTGAGGAAGAAGTACGGCTTTGCCTACCTCCGCCGGGTGGATGAAACCCACAGCACGGTGCGTTTCTGCACCAGCTGGTCCACACGGGAGGAAGACGTGCGGGAGTTGATGGAGGATATCGCCCGCCTGTGCTGA
- a CDS encoding VWA domain-containing protein, translated as MIQFNSPEWFFLVPLLLAAGWKYKRLRLGSPVRLLLQACLLLALAQPVFNKGGSGMDLWVLVDRSNSAAGIPAAGAEEIQAILERHKRSGDRIRLVDFAQSAVLQGRGDPVFAGGTAGTDMEQALAYTMAQMAPDRVNRILMLTDGWPTTPLDHAAEQLVHSRIPVDYRLAVTRRETDVRIEQIKTPVRIRPGEAFILEATLAGPPGPSVTVPWQISKNGGPPLKGEATLVNGKATVRLTDRLTTPGCSAYEMTIAPQNDPITENNHAVSFLEVTGGNNILLVSGYDRDPLVPFLEAQGFRVQRPANLRQLDARHLSGAGLVIINNLSASAIPADFLHSLDYYVREQGGGLLMCGGRQSFGSGGYFSSPLDELLPVSMEMKKDKMKLMTAMSIVLDRSGSMACSVSGGKTKMDLANAGACQTISLLSDQDFISVHAVDSAPHPIVTLARLGPNRKQMLSSVSRIASMGGGIFIGEGLKAGWKELQRSVAGTRHLILFADANDSEEPADYRETLKEMVKEGTTVSVIALGSEKSADAGLLKEIAELGRGRIFFCTRPGDIPNIFAQETISVARAAFIRERTPLHGTAGWLQIAARQPAWPPAVDGYNLCYLRDGATAACVTEDGNGAPLISFWNRGAGRAAAVTFAMGGEYGQSIQQWDGYGDLIQTLARWLNRQNPPQGYSVRADTAGDRLRVRLYYSDENIPRLAERMPEVSMEFSGKEGSRTQNGIWEHLQPGVFQCSFPLPHGTMARGSVRVGNGVIPFGPVSQQVDPEWAMPPAAREAFLDLVSRTGGRERMDLPSIFQEPRPSTSLQLRPFLLWGACALLVLDALFTRTGLLPRRTSRLPPLPEKNKFI; from the coding sequence ATGATCCAGTTCAACTCCCCGGAATGGTTTTTCCTGGTTCCCCTGCTGCTGGCTGCCGGGTGGAAATACAAGCGCCTGCGCCTGGGGTCCCCCGTGCGGCTCCTGCTCCAGGCCTGCCTCCTGCTGGCCCTGGCGCAGCCCGTCTTCAACAAGGGAGGCAGCGGCATGGACCTCTGGGTGCTGGTGGACAGGTCCAACTCCGCCGCAGGAATTCCGGCCGCCGGGGCGGAGGAAATCCAAGCCATTCTGGAACGGCACAAGCGTTCCGGAGACCGCATCCGCCTGGTGGACTTCGCGCAATCCGCCGTGCTTCAGGGGCGCGGAGACCCTGTCTTTGCCGGAGGAACCGCGGGAACGGACATGGAACAGGCCCTGGCCTACACGATGGCCCAGATGGCCCCGGACCGGGTGAACCGCATCCTGATGCTGACGGACGGCTGGCCCACCACGCCCCTGGACCATGCGGCGGAACAGCTTGTCCATTCCCGGATTCCGGTGGACTACCGGCTGGCCGTCACCCGCCGGGAAACGGACGTCCGCATAGAACAGATCAAGACCCCGGTCCGCATCCGGCCAGGGGAAGCCTTTATTCTGGAAGCCACCCTGGCGGGACCGCCCGGCCCTTCCGTTACGGTTCCATGGCAAATCAGCAAAAACGGCGGGCCGCCGCTGAAAGGGGAGGCCACCCTGGTCAACGGCAAGGCTACCGTGAGGCTGACGGACCGGCTCACCACTCCCGGCTGCTCCGCGTATGAAATGACCATTGCTCCGCAGAACGACCCCATCACTGAAAACAACCATGCCGTCAGTTTCCTTGAAGTGACGGGAGGAAACAACATCCTGCTGGTCTCCGGCTATGACCGCGACCCCCTCGTCCCCTTCCTGGAAGCGCAGGGCTTCCGCGTCCAGCGCCCCGCCAACCTGCGCCAGCTGGACGCGCGCCACCTCTCCGGCGCGGGGCTGGTCATCATCAACAACCTCTCCGCCTCCGCCATCCCTGCGGACTTCCTGCACTCCCTGGACTACTACGTGAGGGAACAGGGCGGCGGCCTGCTCATGTGCGGAGGCAGGCAGAGCTTCGGTTCCGGGGGCTACTTCTCCTCCCCCCTGGACGAACTGCTCCCCGTCTCCATGGAAATGAAAAAGGACAAGATGAAGCTCATGACGGCCATGAGCATCGTTCTGGACCGTTCCGGCTCCATGGCCTGTTCCGTCTCCGGAGGGAAAACGAAAATGGACCTGGCCAACGCCGGAGCCTGCCAGACCATCTCCCTGCTGTCCGACCAGGACTTCATCTCCGTCCACGCCGTGGACAGCGCCCCGCACCCCATCGTCACCCTGGCCAGGCTGGGGCCCAACCGGAAGCAAATGCTCTCCAGCGTCTCCAGGATCGCCTCCATGGGCGGGGGCATCTTCATTGGCGAGGGGCTCAAAGCGGGCTGGAAGGAACTCCAGCGCTCCGTGGCCGGAACCCGGCACCTGATCCTTTTTGCGGACGCCAACGATTCCGAGGAACCTGCCGACTACAGGGAAACCCTGAAAGAAATGGTCAAGGAAGGAACCACCGTAAGCGTCATTGCCCTGGGATCGGAAAAAAGCGCTGATGCCGGACTGCTCAAGGAAATAGCGGAACTGGGCCGGGGGCGCATCTTCTTCTGCACCCGCCCGGGAGACATCCCCAACATCTTTGCCCAGGAAACCATCAGCGTGGCGCGCGCCGCCTTCATCCGGGAACGCACGCCCCTGCACGGCACGGCAGGCTGGCTCCAGATCGCAGCGCGGCAGCCGGCGTGGCCCCCTGCCGTGGACGGCTACAACCTGTGCTACTTAAGGGACGGAGCCACGGCAGCCTGCGTGACGGAAGACGGAAACGGGGCGCCCCTCATCTCCTTCTGGAACCGGGGGGCGGGACGGGCCGCCGCCGTCACGTTCGCCATGGGCGGGGAATACGGTCAATCCATCCAGCAATGGGACGGCTACGGAGACCTCATTCAAACCCTGGCCCGGTGGCTCAACAGGCAGAATCCCCCGCAGGGCTACTCCGTGCGGGCGGATACGGCGGGAGACAGGCTCCGGGTACGCCTTTACTACAGTGACGAGAACATCCCGCGGCTGGCGGAACGCATGCCGGAGGTATCCATGGAATTCTCTGGAAAGGAAGGTTCCCGCACGCAAAACGGCATTTGGGAGCATCTGCAGCCGGGTGTGTTCCAGTGCAGCTTTCCGCTGCCGCACGGCACTATGGCGCGGGGCTCGGTCCGCGTCGGAAACGGCGTCATCCCCTTTGGCCCCGTCAGCCAGCAGGTGGACCCGGAATGGGCCATGCCACCCGCGGCCAGGGAAGCCTTTCTGGACCTTGTAAGCCGCACCGGAGGCAGGGAACGGATGGACCTGCCCTCCATCTTCCAGGAACCGAGGCCCAGCACAAGCCTTCAGCTCCGCCCCTTTCTGCTGTGGGGAGCCTGCGCCCTCCTGGTGCTGGACGCCCTGTTCACCAGAACCGGGTTGCTTCCCCGCAGGACCTCCCGGCTTCCTCCCCTGCCGGAGAAAAATAAATTTATTTGA
- a CDS encoding BatA and WFA domain-containing protein, giving the protein MIPHFTNTAALWALLAIPLIIAIHFLQHKTKVQPTATLFLLEALSPEAHEGNIWDRLRTSRAFWMQLLAVLLLTWVLAAPAWPGKDAGQTVVFIMDDSADMAPFREEAVRAVSGDMDAIRQSGIPVNWVLMGSRPSSRPLYRGTDSRQALHALDLWQPREGTHNLSPALRTAAAMAGPAGITRLVTSTARRVPPGQSARGVGRPLDNAGFAGITPVEDAGPARWRIAVKNNSSAPLQSAVTIHTEDGRPPARRPLHLNPGAVTEFEYSLPPECGKAMLRLPPDAFPADDALLLVRTVPKPVTVSMDVPEKAGETFRSIMDGLPGFTPAPAGAAPSLRVLAEKAEGALEAGSPAIMLAGGGKPSSGPVTAEQHPLTDGLNWSGLLIPTIGAMSPGEKASVLLWQGEAPLAWVEEKRLFLNWPWEKSNADRVPAPLLMIRRFMQSVQEQLPGTRYGNLPGGTLLSVPAGGKLIQTAPGGERRETVFSGRLPGEAGYVEIFPPGTEKTPLFQGSVWFSDARMGDFSRCSTFDTGLPPPHEETLRHMRHDPLAPLWLALAVLALVISWLPSTPDKSPRP; this is encoded by the coding sequence ATGATCCCCCATTTTACCAATACGGCTGCGTTATGGGCGCTTCTGGCCATTCCCCTCATCATTGCCATCCACTTCCTCCAGCACAAGACGAAGGTGCAGCCCACGGCCACGCTCTTCCTGCTGGAGGCGTTGTCTCCGGAAGCCCATGAGGGAAACATCTGGGACAGGCTGCGCACCTCCCGCGCCTTCTGGATGCAACTCCTGGCCGTCCTTCTGCTCACCTGGGTTCTGGCCGCCCCCGCGTGGCCGGGCAAAGACGCCGGCCAGACCGTGGTCTTCATCATGGACGATTCCGCAGACATGGCCCCTTTCCGTGAAGAAGCCGTGCGCGCCGTTTCCGGAGACATGGACGCCATCCGCCAGTCCGGAATTCCGGTTAACTGGGTACTCATGGGCAGCCGCCCTTCCAGCCGCCCGCTCTACCGCGGAACGGACTCCCGCCAAGCCCTGCACGCCCTGGACCTCTGGCAGCCGCGCGAAGGAACGCATAACCTGTCCCCGGCCCTGCGCACGGCCGCAGCCATGGCCGGGCCCGCGGGTATCACCCGGCTGGTCACCTCCACCGCCCGGCGGGTTCCCCCCGGCCAATCCGCGCGGGGCGTGGGCAGGCCGCTGGACAATGCAGGCTTTGCGGGAATCACCCCGGTGGAGGACGCCGGCCCCGCCCGCTGGAGGATCGCCGTTAAAAACAACAGCTCCGCACCCCTGCAAAGCGCGGTCACCATCCACACGGAAGACGGGCGGCCGCCTGCCCGGCGCCCCTTGCACCTGAACCCCGGGGCCGTCACGGAATTTGAATACAGCCTCCCTCCGGAATGCGGAAAAGCCATGCTCCGGCTCCCGCCGGACGCCTTTCCGGCGGATGACGCGCTCCTGCTGGTCCGCACCGTTCCCAAACCCGTCACCGTAAGCATGGATGTGCCGGAAAAAGCCGGGGAAACGTTCCGCAGCATCATGGACGGCCTTCCGGGTTTTACTCCGGCCCCGGCAGGCGCCGCGCCTTCCCTCCGCGTGCTGGCGGAAAAAGCGGAGGGCGCCCTGGAAGCCGGCAGCCCGGCCATCATGCTGGCAGGCGGCGGCAAACCCTCCTCCGGCCCCGTCACGGCGGAACAGCACCCGCTGACTGACGGGCTGAACTGGAGCGGTCTGCTCATTCCCACCATCGGCGCCATGAGCCCGGGAGAAAAAGCCTCCGTCCTGCTCTGGCAGGGAGAAGCGCCTCTCGCCTGGGTGGAAGAGAAGCGCCTTTTTCTCAACTGGCCGTGGGAAAAATCCAATGCGGACCGCGTCCCGGCCCCCCTGCTCATGATCCGCAGATTCATGCAGTCCGTGCAGGAGCAACTGCCGGGCACACGTTACGGCAACCTCCCCGGCGGCACCCTTTTATCCGTGCCCGCGGGCGGAAAACTTATTCAAACGGCGCCTGGAGGGGAACGCCGTGAAACCGTCTTCTCCGGCAGACTTCCGGGAGAAGCCGGATATGTGGAAATCTTTCCTCCCGGCACGGAAAAAACGCCCCTGTTCCAGGGCTCCGTCTGGTTTTCCGACGCCCGGATGGGGGACTTCTCCCGCTGCTCCACGTTTGACACAGGCCTTCCCCCGCCCCATGAGGAAACGCTGCGGCACATGAGGCATGACCCGCTCGCCCCGCTTTGGCTGGCGCTGGCCGTCCTGGCCCTGGTCATTTCCTGGCTCCCCTCCACCCCTGACAAATCCCCGCGCCCATGA